From Delphinus delphis chromosome X, mDelDel1.2, whole genome shotgun sequence, a single genomic window includes:
- the KCNE5 gene encoding potassium voltage-gated channel subfamily E regulatory beta subunit 5: MNCSESQRLRTLLSRLLLELHHRGNASGLGAGPGPSMGMGVVPDPFVSREVTSAKGNDAYLYILLIMIFYACLAGGLILAYTRSRKLVEAKDEPSQACAQHEWLPGGAPAAADAETAAGSPAEDRRPPGPAGLPAPALVRAAEGV, encoded by the coding sequence ATGAACTGCAGCGAGAGCCAGCGGCTGCGGACCCTGCTGAGCCGCCTGCTGCTCGAGCTGCACCACCGGGGCAACGCCAGCGGCCTGGGCGCCGGCCCCGGCCCGAGCATGGGCATGGGGGTCGTGCCCGACCCCTTCGTGAGCCGCGAGGTGACCAGCGCCAAGGGCAACGACGCCTATCTCTACATCCTGCTCATCATGATCTTTTACGCCTGCCTGGCCGGAGGCCTCATCCTGGCCTACACCCGCTCCCGCAAGCTCGTCGAGGCCAAGGACGAGCCGTCCCAGGCTTGCGCCCAGCACGAGTGGCTCCCGGGAGGTGCCCCGGCCGCCGCCGACGCTGAGACAGCCGCCGGATCGCCCGCCGAGGACCGccgcccgcccggccccgccGGGCTGCCCGCCCCGGCCCTCGTCCGGGCCGCCGAGGGGGTCTAG